A stretch of the Marmota flaviventris isolate mMarFla1 chromosome 12, mMarFla1.hap1, whole genome shotgun sequence genome encodes the following:
- the Ucn3 gene encoding urocortin-3, translated as MLVPAHFLLLLLLLLGDPGASLSYKFYRARPVFNCLSTARAEVKQSQWEDMAPLSKRSFHYLPSQDPSSGEEKEEEEEKQDKDKRTFPGSGGGGGAGNTRYKYLSQTQHKGKLYQDKTKSDRRTKFTLSLDVPTNIMNILFDIAKAKNLRAKAAANAHLMAQIGRKK; from the coding sequence ATGTTGGTGCCAGCTCACTTCCTGCTtctcctgctgctgctcctggggGACCCGGGGGCCAGCCTCTCCTATAAGTTCTACAGAGCCAGGCCCGTCTTCAACTGCCTCAGTACAGCACGAGCTGAGGTCAAGCAGAGCCAGTGGGAGGACATGGCCCCGCTGAGCAAGAGGAGCTTCCACTACCTGCCCAGTCAAGACCCGTCttcaggagaagagaaggaggaggaggaggaaaagcaggACAAGGACAAAAGGACTTTCCCaggctctgggggtgggggtggagctgGAAACACCCGATACAAATACCTGTCCCAAACCCAGCACAAGGGGAAGCTGTACCAGGACAAGACCAAGAGCGACCGGCGCACCAAGTTCACCCTGTCCCTGGATGTTCCCACCAACATCATGAACATCCTCTTCGACATCGCCAAGGCCAAAAACTTGCGGGCCAAGGCAGCTGCCAATGCGCACCTGATGGCGCAGATTGGGCGGAAGAAGTAG